The following proteins are co-located in the Hippoglossus stenolepis isolate QCI-W04-F060 chromosome 23, HSTE1.2, whole genome shotgun sequence genome:
- the ankrd53 gene encoding ankyrin repeat domain-containing protein 53 isoform X2 encodes MEPDKKHGKRGGKRKLADRSPRDRRLFPAAARGRSQELDLSDSTQGLSELHMACLYGQLAPLERLMRSMLDRLDNGDPLGRRPVHLVMSSSNFHNAAACLRCLMENEADIHLTTDSGLTPLHLAAAEGLLDCVEILVQADADVMAQDDMGHTALDLARVWSHRDVGRYLRSCMWKAEKKKEMKEMAQARILYRDLVAEAKLNVIDKTSLIDKKMKEWAALKGIPHIKAVSPKVMASKYHTKCLLSNQDGSYVGTHKPTLSESSSGPDLQDIVTLWRDSGSRGRPQYNTKWDSTPRDAPDLPLDVLKSVLFPRVLPSRLNSPQDFNPRDIKEVPHRRCPRGWSPSPFY; translated from the exons ATGGAACCTGACAAGAAACACGGAAAACGAGGAGGAAAAAG GAAACTTGCAGACCGCTCTCCCCGGGACAGACGCTTGTTCCCCGCTGCTGCCAGAGGCCGGTCCCAGGAGCTGGATCTCAGTGACAGCACACAG GGTCTGTCGGAGCTCCACATGGCCTGCCTCTACGGCCAGCTGGCTCCTCTTGAGCGCCTGATGCGGTCCATGTTGGACAGGCTGGACAACGGCGATCCTCTGGGGCGCCGGCCCGTCCACCTGGTCATGTCCTCCTCCAACTTTCACAACGCCGCCGCCTGTCTCAGATGCCTAATGGAGAACGAAGCCGACATCCATCT AACCACAGACTCAGGGCTGACGCCGCTGCACCTGGCCGCCGCAGAAGGCCTCCTGGACTGCGTAGAGATCCTCGTGCAGGCCGATGCAGATGTGATGGCCCAGGACGACATGGGACACACAGCTCTGGATTTGGCTCGCGTCTGGTCCCACAGAGACGTAGGCAG GTATCTGAGAAGCTGCATGTGgaaggcagagaagaagaaagaaatgaaggagATGGCGCAAGCTCGGATTTTATACAGGGACCTTGTTGCCGAGGCCAAACTGAATGTGATCGACAAAACG AGTCTTATAGACAAGAAGATGAAAGAGTGGGCGGCCTTGAAGGGTATTCCCCACATCAAGGCTGTCTCCCCCAAAGTCATGGCGAGCAAGTACCACACAAAGTGCCTCTTATCCAATCAGGACGGCTCTTATGTGGGGACGCATAAGCCAACGCTGAGTGAATCCAGCTCAGGGCCTGACCTCCAGGACATTGTCACGCTGTGGAGGGACAGCGGTAGCAGAGGGCGGCCTCAGTACAACACCAAGTGGGACAGCACGCCTCGCGACGCCCCTGACCTGCCTTTGGACGTCCTCAAGAGTGTGTTGTTCCCCAGAGTGTTGCCATCCAGGCTCAACTCCCCTCAGGACTTTAATCCGCGGGACATCAAGGAGGTCCCGCACAGACGATGCCCCCGGGGATGGAGCCCCTCACCTTTTTATTAA
- the ankrd53 gene encoding ankyrin repeat domain-containing protein 53 isoform X1 encodes MEPDKKHGKRGGKSRKLADRSPRDRRLFPAAARGRSQELDLSDSTQGLSELHMACLYGQLAPLERLMRSMLDRLDNGDPLGRRPVHLVMSSSNFHNAAACLRCLMENEADIHLTTDSGLTPLHLAAAEGLLDCVEILVQADADVMAQDDMGHTALDLARVWSHRDVGRYLRSCMWKAEKKKEMKEMAQARILYRDLVAEAKLNVIDKTSLIDKKMKEWAALKGIPHIKAVSPKVMASKYHTKCLLSNQDGSYVGTHKPTLSESSSGPDLQDIVTLWRDSGSRGRPQYNTKWDSTPRDAPDLPLDVLKSVLFPRVLPSRLNSPQDFNPRDIKEVPHRRCPRGWSPSPFY; translated from the exons ATGGAACCTGACAAGAAACACGGAAAACGAGGAGGAAAAAG CAGGAAACTTGCAGACCGCTCTCCCCGGGACAGACGCTTGTTCCCCGCTGCTGCCAGAGGCCGGTCCCAGGAGCTGGATCTCAGTGACAGCACACAG GGTCTGTCGGAGCTCCACATGGCCTGCCTCTACGGCCAGCTGGCTCCTCTTGAGCGCCTGATGCGGTCCATGTTGGACAGGCTGGACAACGGCGATCCTCTGGGGCGCCGGCCCGTCCACCTGGTCATGTCCTCCTCCAACTTTCACAACGCCGCCGCCTGTCTCAGATGCCTAATGGAGAACGAAGCCGACATCCATCT AACCACAGACTCAGGGCTGACGCCGCTGCACCTGGCCGCCGCAGAAGGCCTCCTGGACTGCGTAGAGATCCTCGTGCAGGCCGATGCAGATGTGATGGCCCAGGACGACATGGGACACACAGCTCTGGATTTGGCTCGCGTCTGGTCCCACAGAGACGTAGGCAG GTATCTGAGAAGCTGCATGTGgaaggcagagaagaagaaagaaatgaaggagATGGCGCAAGCTCGGATTTTATACAGGGACCTTGTTGCCGAGGCCAAACTGAATGTGATCGACAAAACG AGTCTTATAGACAAGAAGATGAAAGAGTGGGCGGCCTTGAAGGGTATTCCCCACATCAAGGCTGTCTCCCCCAAAGTCATGGCGAGCAAGTACCACACAAAGTGCCTCTTATCCAATCAGGACGGCTCTTATGTGGGGACGCATAAGCCAACGCTGAGTGAATCCAGCTCAGGGCCTGACCTCCAGGACATTGTCACGCTGTGGAGGGACAGCGGTAGCAGAGGGCGGCCTCAGTACAACACCAAGTGGGACAGCACGCCTCGCGACGCCCCTGACCTGCCTTTGGACGTCCTCAAGAGTGTGTTGTTCCCCAGAGTGTTGCCATCCAGGCTCAACTCCCCTCAGGACTTTAATCCGCGGGACATCAAGGAGGTCCCGCACAGACGATGCCCCCGGGGATGGAGCCCCTCACCTTTTTATTAA